A genomic segment from Cyanobium sp. NIES-981 encodes:
- a CDS encoding NADP-dependent isocitrate dehydrogenase yields the protein MATSPVTAPVSFEKLTPPSSGTAIRFEDGLPVVPNDPIIPFIRGDGTGVDIWPATQRVLDAAVARAYGGERRIEWFKVYAGDEACDLYGTYQYLPEDTLTAIRTYGVAIKGPLTTPIGGGIRSLNVALRQIFDLYCCVRPCRYYAGTPSPHKRPQDLDVIVYRENTEDIYMGIEWEATDPVCVELIEHLNTVVIPANGKLGKRLIPTGAGIGIKPVSKHGSQRHIRKAIQHALRLEGGKRHVTLVHKGNIMKFTEGAFRDWGYELATTEFRSECVTERESWILDNADRNPGLSIEANARMVDPGYDALTPEKKEAICAEVQGVLEAIGASHGNGQWKQMVMVDDRIADSIFQQIQTRPADYSVLATLNLNGDYISDAAAAVVGGLGMAPGANIGDTAAIFEATHGTAPKHAGLDRINPGSVILSGVMMLEYMGWQEAADLITAGLSAAIANQEVTYDLARLMEPPVEPVSCSGFAEAVVRHFGG from the coding sequence ATGGCTACCAGCCCCGTGACCGCGCCTGTGAGCTTCGAGAAGCTCACCCCCCCCAGCAGCGGTACCGCCATCCGCTTCGAGGACGGCCTGCCGGTGGTGCCGAACGACCCGATCATCCCCTTCATCCGCGGCGACGGCACGGGTGTGGACATCTGGCCCGCCACCCAGCGGGTGCTGGATGCGGCGGTGGCCAGGGCCTACGGCGGCGAGCGCCGCATCGAGTGGTTCAAGGTGTACGCCGGCGACGAGGCCTGCGACCTCTACGGCACCTACCAGTACCTGCCGGAGGACACCCTCACCGCCATCCGCACCTACGGGGTGGCGATCAAGGGGCCCCTCACCACGCCAATCGGCGGCGGCATCCGCTCGCTGAACGTGGCCCTGCGCCAGATCTTCGATCTGTACTGCTGCGTGCGGCCCTGCCGCTACTACGCCGGCACCCCCAGCCCCCACAAGCGTCCGCAGGATCTGGACGTGATCGTGTACCGGGAGAACACCGAGGACATCTACATGGGGATCGAGTGGGAAGCCACCGATCCGGTGTGCGTGGAGCTGATCGAGCACCTCAACACCGTGGTGATCCCGGCCAACGGCAAGCTCGGCAAGCGGCTCATTCCCACCGGCGCCGGCATCGGCATCAAGCCGGTGAGCAAGCACGGCAGCCAGCGCCACATCCGCAAGGCGATCCAGCACGCCCTGCGCCTGGAGGGCGGCAAGCGCCACGTGACCCTGGTGCACAAGGGCAACATCATGAAGTTCACGGAAGGAGCCTTCCGCGACTGGGGCTATGAGCTGGCCACCACCGAGTTCCGCAGCGAGTGCGTCACGGAGCGCGAGAGCTGGATCCTCGACAACGCCGACCGCAACCCCGGCCTGAGCATCGAGGCCAACGCCCGCATGGTGGACCCGGGCTACGACGCGCTGACGCCGGAGAAGAAGGAGGCGATCTGCGCCGAGGTGCAGGGGGTGCTGGAGGCGATCGGCGCCAGCCACGGCAACGGCCAGTGGAAGCAGATGGTGATGGTGGACGACCGCATCGCCGACAGCATCTTCCAGCAGATCCAGACCCGCCCGGCCGACTACTCGGTGCTGGCCACCCTCAACCTCAACGGCGACTACATCTCCGATGCTGCCGCCGCGGTGGTGGGCGGCCTGGGCATGGCGCCCGGCGCCAACATCGGCGACACCGCCGCCATCTTCGAGGCCACCCACGGCACCGCCCCGAAGCACGCCGGCCTCGACCGGATCAACCCCGGCTCGGTGATCCTCAGCGGCGTGATGATGCTGGAGTACATGGGCTGGCAGGAGGCCGCCGACCTGATCACCGCGGGGCTGAGCGCCGCCATCGCCAATCAGGAGGTCACCTATGACCTGGCGCGGCTGATGGAACCGCCGGTGGAGCCGGTGAGCTGTTCGGGCTTCGCCGAGGCCGTGGTGCGCCACTTCGGGGGGTGA
- a CDS encoding (Fe-S)-binding protein — translation MTATGSPAPSPAAPPLAALSATDPCVHCGFCLPSCASYRVLGTEMDSPRGRIHALKAIEAGELELDATVARHFDSCLGCLACVTACPSGVRYDQLIEATRPKLNAPELRSPAANAFRRLLFALLPYPRRLRAALTPLRAYAGTPLQGLARRSGLTRLLGPQLEAMERLLPPLAPEAFIDGFPVVVPARGERRARVGLVLGCVQRLFDPEVNAAAVRVLSANGVEVVIPPAQGCCGAVTHHQGEEAHTRALADALVASFTAVLGPERPAGAEPLDAVLVAASGCGHTMKAYGRLASGDFPAPVADIHEFLAQLGLSEGFRAQLQPLAHPNGTPASAERPLTVAFHDACHMLHGQGISAEPRALLRAIPHLRLVEAMEAGVCCGSAGIYNLVQPEEAAELGRIKAADLAGTGAELVSSANIGCTMQLRRHLDGEAGAALPVLHPIQLLDQSWQAGAQA, via the coding sequence ATGACAGCCACCGGCTCCCCGGCTCCCTCCCCCGCGGCTCCGCCCCTGGCGGCGCTCTCCGCCACCGACCCCTGCGTGCACTGCGGCTTCTGTCTGCCCAGCTGCGCCAGCTACCGGGTGCTGGGCACGGAGATGGATTCGCCGCGGGGCCGCATCCATGCCCTCAAGGCGATCGAGGCCGGTGAGCTGGAGCTCGATGCCACGGTGGCCCGGCACTTCGACAGCTGCCTGGGCTGCCTGGCCTGCGTCACGGCCTGCCCCTCGGGGGTGCGCTACGACCAGCTGATCGAGGCCACCCGCCCCAAGCTCAACGCGCCGGAGCTGCGCAGCCCGGCGGCGAACGCCTTCCGCAGGCTGCTGTTCGCCCTGCTGCCCTACCCCCGGCGCCTGCGCGCCGCCCTCACGCCGCTGCGGGCCTACGCCGGCACGCCGCTGCAGGGGCTGGCGCGCCGCAGCGGCCTCACCCGCCTGCTCGGCCCCCAGCTGGAGGCGATGGAGCGGCTGCTGCCGCCCCTGGCCCCCGAGGCGTTCATCGACGGCTTCCCGGTGGTGGTGCCGGCCCGGGGCGAACGCCGCGCCCGGGTGGGGCTGGTGCTGGGCTGCGTGCAGCGGCTGTTCGACCCCGAAGTGAATGCCGCGGCGGTGCGGGTGCTGAGCGCCAACGGCGTCGAGGTGGTGATCCCACCGGCGCAGGGCTGCTGCGGCGCCGTGACCCACCACCAGGGCGAGGAGGCCCACACCCGGGCCCTGGCCGATGCCCTGGTGGCCAGCTTCACGGCGGTGCTGGGGCCGGAGCGGCCGGCTGGGGCCGAGCCGCTCGATGCGGTGCTGGTGGCGGCTTCGGGCTGCGGCCACACGATGAAGGCCTACGGGCGGCTGGCCAGCGGTGATTTTCCAGCGCCGGTGGCCGACATCCATGAATTTCTGGCGCAGCTGGGGCTCAGCGAGGGTTTCCGCGCTCAGCTGCAACCGCTGGCCCACCCCAATGGCACGCCGGCCAGCGCCGAGCGGCCGCTCACGGTGGCCTTCCACGACGCCTGCCACATGCTCCACGGCCAGGGCATCAGCGCCGAGCCGCGCGCTCTGCTGCGGGCGATCCCCCACCTGCGGTTGGTGGAGGCCATGGAGGCGGGGGTGTGCTGCGGCAGCGCCGGCATCTACAACCTGGTGCAGCCCGAGGAGGCGGCGGAGCTGGGACGGATCAAGGCGGCCGACCTGGCCGGCACGGGCGCAGAGCTGGTGAGCAGCGCCAACATCGGCTGCACGATGCAGCTGCGCCGCCACCTCGATGGCGAGGCAGGCGCGGCGCTGCCGGTGCTGCACCCGATCCAGCTGCTGGATCAAAGCTGGCAGGCCGGAGCGCAAGCATGA
- a CDS encoding NYN domain-containing protein, whose translation MSREAPNLAVLIDSDNAQAAVISDLLAEVSQVGTATVKRAYGDWTTPQLSSWKEVLNVHAIQPVQQFSYTSGKNATDSALIIDAMDLLHGGRVDGFCLVSSDSDFTRLATRIREEGLLVIGFGERKTPKAFVAACDRFLYTDILKRSGSSTGSGGGGRQSDNDAPPLKPFLCEAITAVTQDDGWAPLGMVGSLLQKNDPSFDARNYGFRKLSELVKAQNYLTVKEVPVSPGSSQMHLSVRLRGG comes from the coding sequence ATGAGCCGCGAGGCGCCGAACCTGGCGGTGCTGATCGATTCCGACAACGCCCAGGCGGCGGTGATCAGCGACCTGCTGGCGGAGGTGTCCCAGGTGGGCACCGCCACGGTGAAACGGGCCTATGGCGACTGGACCACGCCACAGCTGAGCAGCTGGAAGGAGGTGCTGAACGTGCACGCGATCCAGCCGGTGCAGCAGTTCAGCTACACGAGCGGCAAGAACGCCACCGATTCAGCCCTGATCATCGATGCGATGGACCTGCTGCACGGCGGCCGGGTGGACGGCTTCTGCCTGGTGTCCTCCGACAGCGACTTCACCCGGCTGGCCACCCGCATCCGCGAGGAGGGGCTGCTGGTGATCGGCTTCGGCGAGCGGAAAACGCCGAAGGCGTTCGTGGCCGCCTGCGATCGCTTCCTCTATACCGACATCCTCAAACGCTCGGGCAGCAGCACCGGCTCAGGCGGCGGCGGCCGCCAGAGCGACAACGACGCACCGCCGCTGAAGCCGTTCCTGTGCGAAGCGATCACGGCCGTGACCCAGGACGACGGCTGGGCGCCGTTGGGCATGGTGGGCAGCCTGCTGCAGAAGAACGACCCATCCTTTGATGCCCGCAACTACGGCTTCCGCAAACTGAGCGAACTGGTGAAGGCCCAGAACTACCTCACCGTGAAGGAAGTGCCGGTGAGCCCGGGCAGCTCCCAGATGCACCTCTCAGTGCGGCTGCGCGGGGGCTGA
- a CDS encoding IS3 family transposase (programmed frameshift) encodes MKRTRHTAEQIIRKLKTADQLIAQGKTVADVCRVIEVTQPTYHRWKQQYGGMQAEEARRLTQLEKENARLKKLLAEAELEKAMLKDLGGGKLLSPERRRRAVTVLQERYRASERQACRVVGQHRSTQRHCGKVVDLEETKLRHRLREIAAEHIRWGRRMAYRLLRREGWTVNHKRVQRLWREEGLQRPTPRKRKRARPADGSVRRHRAQHPHQVWAMDFQFDATADGRRLKFLNVIDEHSRLCLAIRVGRRCKAKDVVTVLEELTSLYPAPAFIRSDNGPEFIAQALRDWCETSTTTSTAYIEPGSPWENGFAESFNGRFRDEFLNTELFTTAPEAQILADRWRWEYNTLRPHSALQGRTPMEAAQQGAAA; translated from the exons ATGAAACGCACCAGGCACACAGCGGAGCAGATCATCCGCAAGCTCAAGACCGCCGACCAGCTGATTGCCCAGGGCAAGACCGTCGCCGATGTCTGCCGCGTCATCGAGGTGACACAGCCGACCTATCACCGCTGGAAGCAGCAGTACGGCGGGATGCAGGCCGAGGAGGCCCGCCGGCTGACGCAGCTGGAGAAGGAGAACGCCCGGCTCAAGAAGTTGTTGGCAGAAGCCGAGTTGGAGAAGGCGATGCTCAAGGACCTTG GCGGAGGGAAACTTCTGAGCCCGGAACGCCGTCGCAGGGCCGTCACGGTCCTGCAGGAGCGTTACCGGGCATCAGAGCGCCAGGCCTGCCGTGTTGTGGGGCAGCACCGCAGCACCCAGCGCCATTGCGGGAAGGTCGTCGACCTGGAGGAGACCAAGCTTCGGCACCGCCTGAGGGAGATTGCAGCTGAGCACATCCGCTGGGGCCGCCGCATGGCCTACCGCCTGCTGCGTCGGGAGGGCTGGACCGTGAACCACAAGCGGGTGCAACGGCTCTGGCGGGAGGAGGGGCTGCAGCGGCCCACTCCCAGGAAGCGGAAGCGGGCACGGCCCGCCGACGGCTCGGTGAGGCGTCACCGGGCCCAGCATCCCCACCAGGTGTGGGCCATGGATTTCCAGTTCGATGCCACCGCCGATGGCCGCAGACTCAAGTTCCTGAACGTGATCGACGAGCACAGCCGCCTCTGCCTGGCGATCCGGGTGGGCAGGCGGTGCAAGGCCAAAGACGTGGTGACTGTGCTGGAGGAACTCACCAGCCTCTACCCGGCGCCAGCGTTCATCCGATCGGACAACGGCCCTGAGTTCATTGCCCAGGCTCTACGGGACTGGTGTGAGACCAGTACCACCACCAGCACGGCCTACATCGAGCCAGGATCCCCGTGGGAGAACGGTTTTGCCGAGTCGTTCAACGGCCGGTTCCGGGATGAGTTCCTCAACACCGAGTTGTTCACCACAGCCCCGGAGGCTCAGATCCTGGCCGATCGCTGGCGATGGGAGTACAACACGCTCAGGCCACACTCGGCCCTCCAAGGGCGTACGCCCATGGAGGCAGCTCAACAAGGAGCTGCAGCATGA
- a CDS encoding VCBS repeat domain-containing M23 family metallopeptidase, translating to MIAYDLVASGDTTITSATDGVVLFAGLNGSETSGYGYTVVIRHSTGVDIYGHLLKNTFRVATGQSVSAGQALGLMGSSGNSTAAHLHFERRQGSVSVRQTSQLNNTWTISGGTSARIDFTDDLSIGTFKGETWTSTNSGSNWNVDPVLFSPVADISKVNGVSGQSEVIFRPGNGDVRAFLANSSGLAFLYHKIGSTGTEQKLIGSGNISGSTQSNDELIFRTPQSEIYGFRLGEDGVATQWYRVGGVGSDQQVQGIGDITGDGKDEIIFRSRGSIGAFHTDMNGVATTFRNVGSVGMDRQVIGVGDITGDGKDEIIFGGLDGNIGAFNTSSSGVALNYFSVGWADPSMRVIGPADINGDNRDEIIFRANNGDVGAFRINSSGVAVQYYKVGWADPTHKLIGFGNVNVNSPGEEILFRSPNGDLNAFFMNSSGVASSWNKLGWADPGVPTM from the coding sequence ATGATTGCATACGACCTAGTAGCATCAGGAGATACAACAATTACCAGCGCTACCGATGGGGTTGTGCTCTTTGCCGGGCTCAATGGATCAGAGACTTCTGGATATGGGTATACAGTAGTAATTCGACATAGCACAGGTGTCGATATTTATGGTCATCTACTAAAAAATACATTCAGAGTCGCAACAGGACAATCAGTAAGCGCAGGTCAAGCGCTAGGTCTTATGGGTAGCTCAGGGAACTCAACAGCAGCTCATTTACACTTTGAACGAAGACAGGGTTCAGTAAGTGTACGACAGACTAGTCAGTTGAACAACACGTGGACAATATCAGGAGGCACTTCCGCTAGAATTGACTTTACAGATGACCTTTCTATTGGCACCTTTAAGGGGGAAACATGGACATCTACCAATTCAGGCAGCAACTGGAATGTGGACCCCGTTCTTTTCAGCCCTGTTGCCGATATTTCGAAAGTCAATGGAGTGAGTGGTCAGAGTGAGGTGATTTTCAGGCCGGGGAATGGAGATGTTCGCGCATTTCTAGCTAATTCATCGGGACTGGCGTTCCTTTACCACAAGATTGGATCTACTGGAACCGAGCAAAAGCTTATTGGCTCTGGCAATATCTCAGGATCTACCCAGTCGAACGACGAACTGATTTTTCGGACGCCGCAGAGTGAGATTTACGGATTTAGACTTGGCGAGGATGGTGTAGCAACTCAATGGTATCGCGTTGGAGGGGTTGGCTCAGATCAGCAAGTTCAAGGAATTGGGGACATCACAGGTGATGGCAAAGATGAGATTATATTCCGGTCTAGAGGCTCCATTGGAGCGTTTCACACGGACATGAATGGCGTTGCGACTACATTTAGAAATGTTGGGTCTGTCGGAATGGACAGACAAGTGATTGGGGTTGGCGATATAACAGGAGACGGTAAAGATGAAATTATTTTTGGCGGATTAGACGGAAATATTGGAGCATTTAACACTAGCTCATCCGGCGTCGCCCTTAACTATTTTTCAGTTGGCTGGGCAGATCCAAGCATGCGAGTCATAGGCCCTGCCGATATTAATGGCGACAATAGAGATGAAATTATCTTTAGGGCAAACAACGGGGACGTCGGCGCCTTCAGGATCAACAGCTCAGGCGTTGCGGTGCAATATTATAAGGTCGGCTGGGCAGATCCAACTCACAAACTCATCGGCTTTGGAAATGTGAATGTAAATTCGCCAGGGGAAGAAATCCTATTTCGCAGTCCAAATGGTGATTTAAATGCCTTTTTTATGAATAGTAGCGGGGTTGCTAGTTCATGGAACAAACTTGGATGGGCAGATCCCGGCGTGCCCACAATGTGA
- a CDS encoding IS481 family transposase has translation MHSHPNARLTPISRERLIRRHLNEGVPLKALAAQAGISLRSAYKWLARFRDGGVTALADRRSVRRTQRRTLDPQQLQQAVDLRHQRCTLRRIARAVKAPLSTVGRVMNALGLGRLRNLEPKVPVRRYQWERPGDMIHVDTKQLARFERVGHRITGDRRQGSSRGAGYEKVHVAIDDATRLAYVEVLADEQRATTVGFLARAVGWFSEQGITCRRILSDNGSAYRSGDWRKACRALDLKPIRTKPYTPQTNGKAERFIKTILAEWAYVIAYQTSEERNRWLRRYLAIYNGNRCHMALGGLTPQQSLQRLLIAE, from the coding sequence ATGCATAGCCACCCCAATGCCCGACTGACGCCGATCAGTCGGGAACGCCTGATTCGTCGGCACCTCAATGAGGGCGTGCCGCTCAAGGCCCTTGCGGCACAAGCCGGGATCAGCCTGCGCAGCGCCTACAAGTGGCTGGCGCGTTTCCGTGATGGCGGCGTAACGGCACTGGCGGATCGACGGAGTGTTCGCCGCACCCAGCGGCGGACGCTCGATCCGCAGCAACTGCAGCAGGCTGTGGATCTACGGCACCAGCGCTGCACTCTCCGGCGCATCGCCAGGGCCGTCAAGGCGCCCCTCTCGACCGTCGGACGTGTGATGAATGCCCTGGGGCTGGGACGGCTCAGAAATCTTGAACCCAAGGTTCCAGTTCGCCGCTACCAGTGGGAGCGGCCTGGCGACATGATCCATGTCGACACCAAACAGCTGGCCAGGTTTGAGCGGGTCGGTCACCGGATCACCGGTGACCGTCGTCAAGGCTCTTCCCGAGGCGCCGGCTACGAGAAGGTGCACGTCGCCATCGACGACGCCACCCGCCTGGCGTATGTGGAGGTGCTGGCCGACGAGCAGAGGGCAACGACTGTTGGATTCCTGGCCCGTGCAGTCGGTTGGTTCTCGGAGCAGGGGATCACCTGCCGGAGGATCCTGTCGGATAACGGCTCCGCCTACCGCTCAGGGGATTGGCGAAAAGCCTGCCGGGCATTGGATCTGAAACCCATCCGCACCAAGCCCTATACGCCGCAAACCAACGGCAAGGCCGAGCGGTTTATCAAAACGATCCTGGCGGAATGGGCCTACGTGATCGCCTACCAGACATCAGAGGAACGCAACCGCTGGCTACGTCGCTATCTGGCCATCTATAACGGCAACAGGTGCCACATGGCTCTCGGTGGCCTCACGCCTCAGCAGTCCCTCCAGCGATTGCTGATCGCTGAATGA
- a CDS encoding GAP family protein has translation MLPFHWLTQTLAYGLGIAFSPINIALVALLMLGRQPLRRCATYLGGWVLANGGALGAVVLIGSRFSWALHLGTRAQVQLDLLSAGALLGLGLFQLTPAVTLGEENWAMQLMAQLPELEWLPLLGLGAGCALVSPENLVFYLKEGGMLLTNHTSLWGDLEVGAVFVAVTTSLLLLPPLAWWLSGGRVRHLFTALNDWLIHRAEWLVGVLALVLGLYLGWEGIEGLHHLTVITLGQG, from the coding sequence ATGCTCCCCTTTCACTGGCTTACCCAGACGCTCGCCTACGGGCTCGGCATCGCGTTCAGTCCGATCAACATCGCCCTGGTGGCCCTGCTGATGCTGGGCCGGCAGCCGCTGCGGCGCTGCGCCACCTACCTGGGGGGATGGGTGCTGGCCAACGGCGGCGCCCTCGGCGCGGTGGTGCTGATCGGCAGCCGCTTCAGCTGGGCGTTGCATCTGGGCACCAGGGCCCAGGTGCAGCTGGATCTGCTGAGCGCCGGTGCGCTGCTGGGGCTGGGGCTGTTCCAGCTCACCCCCGCCGTGACCCTGGGGGAGGAGAACTGGGCGATGCAGCTGATGGCCCAGCTGCCGGAGCTGGAGTGGCTGCCGCTGCTGGGGCTCGGGGCGGGCTGCGCCCTGGTGAGCCCGGAGAACCTGGTTTTCTACCTCAAGGAAGGGGGGATGCTGCTGACCAACCACACCAGCCTGTGGGGGGATCTGGAAGTGGGCGCGGTGTTCGTGGCCGTCACCACCTCGCTGCTGCTGCTGCCGCCGCTGGCCTGGTGGCTGAGCGGCGGCAGGGTGCGCCACCTGTTCACCGCCCTGAACGACTGGCTGATCCACCGGGCGGAGTGGCTGGTGGGGGTGCTGGCGCTGGTGCTGGGGCTGTACCTGGGCTGGGAGGGCATCGAGGGCCTGCACCACCTCACGGTGATCACGCTCGGCCAGGGATGA
- a CDS encoding APC family permease, translating into MSSPAPGKLQQVLGLGFGLAGAVGGTIGAGILVTPGLVAAQLAAPWLILAAWLLGGLYAVLGALCVAELASSLPRAGGWYVYAERAFGLRAGGLVGWTDWLAHCIGLAWVATTTGELVALLLPAAALPPQLISLLAIAAFGLIQWRGVKAGSASQELLSLAKAAAFLALVLACFLLPVEAGLDAGLDAATAPDLAPPPLAWGGLSLALLAALQPVITTYDGWASPIYFSEEFTDPAHDLPRSLIGGVLAVLALYLLINAALLHVLSPAQLADSPLPAADAAKLLAGAGGGVLITGVALVALLGLINTVVMAAPRILYGLSRDGLFPATALAVNAGGTPTGALGLTLALTAVLVLAGSFEHLLAMAAFLYVGLPLVGIAALITLRLREPGLARPFRLPAYPLAPLLIALVSTAFLTAALLQDTTNSLAALALAAVGLLIPRRQAEAPPAAAGPAAAPPSAAKPAAGCPPPPDCPER; encoded by the coding sequence ATGAGCTCCCCCGCCCCCGGCAAGCTGCAGCAGGTGCTGGGCCTGGGGTTCGGGCTGGCCGGCGCCGTGGGCGGCACCATCGGCGCCGGCATCCTGGTGACCCCCGGCCTGGTGGCCGCCCAGCTGGCCGCGCCCTGGCTGATCCTGGCCGCCTGGCTGCTGGGCGGGCTCTATGCCGTGCTCGGAGCCCTGTGCGTGGCCGAGCTGGCCAGCAGCCTGCCCCGGGCCGGCGGCTGGTACGTGTACGCCGAGCGGGCCTTCGGCCTGCGGGCCGGCGGCCTGGTGGGGTGGACCGACTGGCTCGCCCACTGCATCGGCCTGGCCTGGGTGGCCACCACCACCGGCGAGCTGGTGGCCCTGCTGCTGCCCGCTGCCGCCCTGCCACCGCAGCTGATCAGCCTGCTCGCCATCGCCGCCTTCGGCCTGATCCAGTGGCGCGGCGTGAAGGCCGGCAGCGCCAGCCAGGAGCTGCTCAGCCTGGCCAAGGCGGCGGCCTTCCTCGCCCTGGTGCTGGCCTGCTTCCTGCTGCCTGTCGAGGCCGGCCTCGACGCCGGCCTCGACGCCGCCACCGCGCCGGACCTGGCGCCACCGCCGCTGGCCTGGGGCGGCCTCAGCCTGGCCCTGCTGGCCGCCCTGCAGCCGGTGATCACCACCTACGACGGCTGGGCCAGCCCCATCTACTTCTCCGAGGAGTTCACCGATCCCGCCCACGACCTGCCCCGCTCCCTGATCGGCGGCGTGCTGGCCGTGCTGGCGCTCTACCTGCTGATCAACGCCGCCCTGCTGCACGTGCTCTCCCCGGCCCAGCTGGCGGACTCGCCCCTGCCTGCGGCCGATGCCGCCAAGCTGCTGGCCGGCGCCGGCGGCGGGGTGCTGATCACCGGGGTGGCCCTGGTGGCCCTGCTGGGGCTGATCAACACCGTGGTGATGGCCGCCCCCCGCATCCTCTACGGCCTCAGCCGCGACGGTCTCTTCCCCGCCACCGCCCTGGCGGTGAACGCCGGCGGCACCCCCACCGGCGCCCTCGGCCTCACCCTGGCCCTCACCGCCGTGCTGGTGCTGGCCGGCTCGTTCGAGCACCTGCTGGCCATGGCCGCCTTCCTCTACGTGGGCCTGCCCCTGGTGGGCATCGCCGCCCTGATCACCCTGCGGCTCAGGGAACCCGGGCTGGCGCGGCCGTTCCGGCTGCCCGCCTACCCGCTGGCGCCGCTGCTGATCGCCCTGGTGTCCACAGCGTTCCTGACCGCGGCCCTGCTGCAGGACACCACCAACAGCCTCGCCGCCCTGGCGCTGGCCGCCGTGGGGCTGCTCATTCCGCGGCGGCAGGCGGAAGCCCCTCCTGCCGCTGCCGGTCCTGCCGCTGCCCCTCCATCAGCTGCCAAGCCTGCCGCAGGGTGCCCGCCTCCCCCAGATTGCCCGGAAAGGTGA
- a CDS encoding four-carbon acid sugar kinase family protein, protein MKVVVLDDDPTGSQTVHGCPLLLRWDPATLRRGLAHPSPLLFVLANTRALAPAAAAERVAEICRALRRAVAAEQAEGRCRHWLIVSRGDSTLRSHFPLECDVIAAELGGEGGAGGGPSQGFEATFLAPAFLPGGRTTVHGVHLLNGEPVHTTPFARDGLFGYGSSDLAEWAEERSGGRIAAASVERLGLVELDAAAASAEGHAALCARLAALEGNRLVAVDAERPRQLAALGAAVRELTAPAAAERWGRPRRFLFQSAASLLNGLVALPSQPLDAAGLAGLRRRGPQGPLPGLVLVGSHVPLADAQLAALLAEPGCRAVELPVARLARVLEGPLPAELLASLEQAWRGQLLTCLADGLTPVLHTSRGELRCASPAERRRLGEGLASLMARLAGALAPRLGYVISKGGITTQALLSEGLDLAAVELQGQLLPGLSLVLTPDGPPVPRLPVLTFPGNLGEAGTLRQAWQLMEGQRQDRQRQEGLPPAAAE, encoded by the coding sequence ATGAAGGTTGTGGTGCTCGACGACGACCCCACCGGATCGCAGACGGTGCACGGCTGCCCGCTGCTGCTGCGCTGGGATCCGGCCACCCTGCGGCGGGGTCTGGCCCACCCCTCGCCGCTGCTGTTCGTGCTGGCCAACACCCGCGCCCTGGCGCCGGCGGCGGCGGCGGAGCGGGTGGCGGAGATCTGCCGCGCCCTGCGCCGGGCCGTGGCGGCGGAGCAGGCCGAGGGCCGCTGCCGCCACTGGCTGATCGTGAGCCGGGGAGACTCCACCCTGCGCAGCCACTTCCCGCTGGAGTGCGACGTGATTGCCGCGGAGCTGGGCGGGGAGGGGGGCGCGGGCGGTGGGCCATCGCAGGGCTTCGAGGCCACGTTCCTGGCGCCGGCGTTCCTGCCGGGGGGCCGCACCACCGTGCACGGCGTGCATCTGCTGAACGGGGAGCCGGTGCACACCACCCCCTTCGCCCGCGACGGCCTGTTCGGCTACGGCAGCAGCGATCTGGCGGAGTGGGCCGAGGAGAGGAGCGGCGGCCGGATCGCGGCGGCCAGCGTGGAGAGGCTGGGGCTGGTCGAGCTGGATGCGGCGGCGGCCTCGGCCGAGGGCCACGCGGCGCTCTGCGCCCGGCTGGCGGCGCTGGAGGGCAACCGGCTGGTGGCGGTGGATGCGGAGCGGCCGCGGCAGCTGGCGGCCCTGGGAGCCGCGGTGCGGGAGCTCACGGCGCCAGCCGCGGCTGAGCGCTGGGGCCGGCCGCGGCGGTTCCTGTTCCAGTCGGCCGCCAGCCTGCTCAACGGCTTGGTGGCGCTGCCGAGCCAGCCCCTCGATGCCGCCGGCCTGGCGGGCCTGCGGCGACGCGGACCCCAAGGGCCGCTGCCGGGCCTGGTGCTGGTGGGCTCCCATGTGCCCCTGGCCGATGCCCAGCTGGCGGCGCTGCTGGCCGAGCCGGGCTGCCGGGCGGTGGAGCTGCCGGTGGCGCGCCTGGCCCGGGTGCTGGAGGGGCCCCTGCCGGCGGAGCTGCTGGCCTCGCTGGAGCAGGCCTGGCGCGGGCAGCTGCTGACCTGCCTTGCCGACGGCCTCACCCCGGTGCTGCACACCAGCCGCGGCGAGCTGCGCTGCGCCAGCCCCGCCGAGCGGCGGCGGCTGGGGGAGGGTCTGGCGTCCCTGATGGCGCGCCTGGCCGGGGCCCTGGCGCCGCGGCTGGGCTACGTGATCAGCAAGGGGGGCATCACCACCCAGGCGCTGCTGAGCGAGGGGCTGGATCTGGCGGCGGTGGAGCTGCAGGGGCAGCTGCTGCCCGGCCTCTCGCTGGTGCTCACGCCCGATGGCCCCCCGGTGCCGCGGCTGCCGGTGCTCACCTTTCCGGGCAATCTGGGGGAGGCGGGCACCCTGCGGCAGGCTTGGCAGCTGATGGAGGGGCAGCGGCAGGACCGGCAGCGGCAGGAGGGGCTTCCGCCTGCCGCCGCGGAATGA